The nucleotide sequence aaattaaatctaaGAGTTTCATTACtcgatttgaaaaaaaaaataataaacagcagtaaaaaaaagaaataaacaatccTAATCAATTTGCTGTCCAGAGCCAGATTGAGATTTTAATAACTAGGATATGTGCTagcaaaaaattattattgttttttaatttggaattgaatgtgaaaatgttttaatcTTAAAGTGAAGTAAATTTGTCTGTGGTCCATTCGTAGGTACTTATACAGGTTCAAATACTTGGAGCGGTGTAAGGGTTTCTCTAATTGCTTTGGCTGAAAAACTGGGCAATTGTCTTTGTTCCGCTTGAAGATGCAGAAATGGTTGAGTTCAGTTTCTTCTGAGATTGTTTCTTTGGCTGAACTGGagatattttttctttattcagAGCTGCGGTTCGAGTTCGCAGATCCTGCTGGTTTAGTTCACGTTGAAGGTTTCTGGCTACGTGGTAGTCTAAGTGTTCCGGCATGTCTACACACTTGATGAAAGCCTTACACTCGGGGCACTGATTCATCTGTGGATCACTGGGCGCTTGCTCCTGAGTTGGTTTGGCGCGGAAGAACTTGGTTATGCTGTTACTCGGTGGTGCCGTACTGTAGGAACTGCTACCAGAACCAGCCGTCTTCTTGCTCTTTTTGGGTGGCGTCGGCTTAAGAGATATCTTCTGTCGGCTCTGCGTCCTCTCTTCCCGCTCGGTGCTTCTTAGCGTTCGGCTTAGTTCCTGGGCGAAGTGATGGTCTCTATGTGTTTGTAGGGACTTAACTTCGTCGGGAATGTTTGCTCCGCACTGATCGCATTTGATAGTAGGCAAGATATCGGTGCGAAGGTTGGGTACTGCAAACTCTACGTAACACTCCTTGTAATTACTTACAGAACTTTCGATCTCATCGAACTTTCTTTTTGATGTTGAAGGCTTCAATTCGTCTTCAGTAAGCGTGGGAGGCACAATACCAGTTTCAACGTATAAGTCATTCCCTGTTGAATCATTCAAGGTGTTTGGATCCTGTTCTTGTCCGGCATCGGATGACTGTCCTTCAGGCTTAGACATGTGGGTATCACTAGTTAACTCCGTCTCCTCTTCAGTGTCTTCTTCAAAATCTTTCGAATTGTCAGCCTCAATGGCGTCCAATTCCTCGGCCAGCTCCTGCACATCTAAGGAGTCCTCCCTCGATGTAACCGACCCTTGCTGTCCTgtctttttttgttgttttaggTACTGTGAAAAAAAGCTTTCCTTGAACTCCGCTGGTGTTGATGTGAGAACAGTTCCTTCAGTCCTTACGGCCGCATGAAGCTTATGTTTGTATTCCTCTACGAAATTCTTGTTTGGAGCACCTGCTGCAGCAGCCAAGGGATTCGCAGAAATGCCGTCTGCTTTCGCATCCTCTTTTTTAGCTCCTTGCAAATAGTTTGCAAAGAAGCTCTTCATCTTAAATTCGTCCGTTTGCTTCTGCTTTTTCTCCATTTCAACTTTAGGCAGTTGCCCTGGCTCATCTCCACTTACCCTTCGTTTCTTGGCAGCCTGGTTAGCAAACATCTCCTGCAGCTTGTTTTGCCCACTAGAGACGGTTTCGAACTTGCCAACACTAATGCCAAGGAACTTGATAGCATTGTTTAAAGCAGACTCGCTACCAGGACGCAGAAACGTTTTAGTGTTTGCCTTGATTAGGTCTAGAGAAAGCCTTACGATGGACTCCTGGTCGTAATCTCTGAGAGCAGTCGAGCGGGAGCTGGCCACCTCCTCGCCGTCAATGTCCTGCACATATTGCACCACCATATGTTTGGCCCTGCGATTGTTCTCGATGAAGTCCTTCTCAAGGCGGTCGTTGATCTCGGAGGAAAGCTCACCAAGCCAATGTTGAAGGGTTTTCAACCCCGTAATGTTATTTCGACCCGGAAACTTTTTACAGCAGCCAATGCTTTTCGAATAGAAGCGGGGAGTCACGGCTTCCAGGTCTATGCCGCGAGAGATGTTAAATAGCCAGGTTCTGGAATAAGAGGAAATAAGTTACTTTGAACGTGGTCTACTCCTCTTAAGGGACCCACCCATTCTTCTCGTCAAACTTGCGCTGCAGATCTACCTCCGAAAACTTGACCACCTGGCCCATGAACTTTATGCCTAATGTCTCACACACCACCTCACCGAATTTGCCACCCAGCCCCTTGATCTTGCCAACAGGCAAGGAGTCGAAGAGGCTGGCGGTCTCCGTCAACGGCAAAATAGTCTGCTTGTTGGGCTTGTTCATTCCAGCTGCCAACTTGGCCAGGATCTTATTGTGCGCTATGCCAGCCGAGCACTCGTAGCCTGTCTCTTTTTTTACAGCCGCGCGGACTTCACCTGCCACAGAGGCTCCAATAAGAAGCCGAATGTCGCTTTGTCGGACGGCGGGAAGGTCGTTTTGGTCGTAGGACATCTGGTAGCGTTCGTCGTCCATGTAGGGATTGGCGAAGCGATTTGTTATCTTGTTGACGTAGTCGCCAATGCTGGGATAGCCCACAGCAAAGGTGTTCACCAGTTCCTGCGGTTGCAATGCAAAGGCTCCCTGCAAcgaggaaaataataataaaacgctTTAAAATTATGTGCCAGAGCTTACACTCTGCATCTGCTGCATGCGATGGTTAACGGTCTCCGTTATGTCCAAGTACGCCTCATCCACGGAAGCGCGCTCCAGGAGCTGCGTAAATCGCTGCAGCACGTTGGCCACCTCCTTGCCGGCATCGCGGTACTTGCTAGTATCGGCCTTCTCCCGGATATTCGGCACCTGGCAGAGCACGATCTCCGGACACAGGTCCTTCGCCTCGTCGCCGCGCATGTGGCGAGTGACTCCCTTGGCACGAGCGGCGTAGTTCACTGCTATGATGCCGCCACCTCGCCAGGGATTGTACTGGACGACGGCCAGCGGGCGGTTGCGGTATTCCGGATGCTGCTTCTCCTCCACCTGGCAAAAGAAGCAGTCCATGTCCACCAGCAGGACCACGCGGTCGTACTTGTTCTGCATGCTGACATGGCTGCGTGCGCTGGACATGATTTCATTTCGTATTATTGCGCGAATTTCACTGCGCGCCAGGAGTGTGGCCGTGGCGGGGACTTCTTAAAATACCGATGCATTTTTGAATACTGAATACATTAAAGTGTTTCCCATATTTAAATCTGATAAAAGAATTcggaataataataataaaaatatgctcTTTAACACATATCAAAGCAGTTGTGTTATATCTTCGATATAAATCATTTCTTAGTTAGATATTCCTTAAAGTAAAAGTAAAGAATTTTGTTGAAAACATAT is from Drosophila melanogaster chromosome 3L and encodes:
- the PolH gene encoding DNA polymerase eta, coding for MSSARSHVSMQNKYDRVVLLVDMDCFFCQVEEKQHPEYRNRPLAVVQYNPWRGGGIIAVNYAARAKGVTRHMRGDEAKDLCPEIVLCQVPNIREKADTSKYRDAGKEVANVLQRFTQLLERASVDEAYLDITETVNHRMQQMQSGAFALQPQELVNTFAVGYPSIGDYVNKITNRFANPYMDDERYQMSYDQNDLPAVRQSDIRLLIGASVAGEVRAAVKKETGYECSAGIAHNKILAKLAAGMNKPNKQTILPLTETASLFDSLPVGKIKGLGGKFGEVVCETLGIKFMGQVVKFSEVDLQRKFDEKNGTWLFNISRGIDLEAVTPRFYSKSIGCCKKFPGRNNITGLKTLQHWLGELSSEINDRLEKDFIENNRRAKHMVVQYVQDIDGEEVASSRSTALRDYDQESIVRLSLDLIKANTKTFLRPGSESALNNAIKFLGISVGKFETVSSGQNKLQEMFANQAAKKRRVSGDEPGQLPKVEMEKKQKQTDEFKMKSFFANYLQGAKKEDAKADGISANPLAAAAGAPNKNFVEEYKHKLHAAVRTEGTVLTSTPAEFKESFFSQYLKQQKKTGQQGSVTSREDSLDVQELAEELDAIEADNSKDFEEDTEEETELTSDTHMSKPEGQSSDAGQEQDPNTLNDSTGNDLYVETGIVPPTLTEDELKPSTSKRKFDEIESSVSNYKECYVEFAVPNLRTDILPTIKCDQCGANIPDEVKSLQTHRDHHFAQELSRTLRSTEREERTQSRQKISLKPTPPKKSKKTAGSGSSSYSTAPPSNSITKFFRAKPTQEQAPSDPQMNQCPECKAFIKCVDMPEHLDYHVARNLQRELNQQDLRTRTAALNKEKISPVQPKKQSQKKLNSTISASSSGTKTIAQFFSQSN